The following proteins come from a genomic window of Sardina pilchardus chromosome 1, fSarPil1.1, whole genome shotgun sequence:
- the crb3b gene encoding protein crumbs homolog 3b produces MLTAVRWGGWLAPVALLILTALTLLTCVLRKRRAKGTYQPSHEEKKQTRHQSNQHQHQHQNQHHGAERPGLALPLPKEERLI; encoded by the exons ATGCTAACTGC GGTGCGGTGGGGAGGGTGGCTGGCGCCAGTGGCCCTGCTGATCCTGACGGCGCTGACCCTGCTGACCTGCGTCCTGCGCAAGCGCCGCGCCAAGGGCACCTACCAGCCGAGCCACGAGGAGAAGAAACAGACGCGTCACCAGAGcaaccagcaccagcaccagcaccagaaccAGCACCACGGGGCCGAGAGACCCGGCCTGGCACTGCCCCTGCCCAAGGAGGAGCGCCTcatctga